The Oncorhynchus kisutch isolate 150728-3 unplaced genomic scaffold, Okis_V2 Okis01b-Okis20b_hom, whole genome shotgun sequence genome contains the following window.
GACGTTGGTCCcctcttgttcgggtggcgtttggcgttcgacgtcaccgaccttctagccatcgccaatccaCTTTTAATTTAGTCTTGTCTTCCATCAGTGAtgactcttgcactgagatgctgaACCTTAGAACGCTACGCCACTCAGGACCAATCTAttacaccatccatccaccagacTAGAATAGACCTACACATAGTCtgtctgaaatggcatcctattaccTATATACTGTCAGGTGACATTTCAGATGCAGCCATCCCCTCTAACAGTTAGAAGTCAAACAAATGATGTCAGGAACTCCAAATGTCATTAAGTCGCTATTGTGGATTGTCCATGCAATGACGTCTCACAAATCATCATCGCCATGGTGATGCTCCATGACATCATTTATTTGGTCGGTTGAAGTGTTGTAGAGGAGTGGGTGTAGCagtactacactcttagaaagaaaggtgctatctagaacctgaaagggttcttcggctgtccccataggagaaccctttgaagaacccttttgtgttTCAGTTAGAACctctttggttccaggtagaactctttaggattccatgtagaaccctttcaacaGACCAGATGCTTTTTAACTTTCTGTGGAGAAACCGAACTCGTCACATTAGGAAACTGTTGCATTGAACACATGAGTATGGTGGGCTGAATTTTCTGGACATTCCTaccttaaataatacttttaagatcaatttGATAAAACACTACATAAGAAGACCTACTTCTATGTGAAACTTTATTCCTCATCATGCCttttctacttttggtggccttaacttcatgttggtttgctattgacaaagttccagtgaagcTCTGCTTTTCATCAGCAGGTTTTCTAGTCATGAACCGTCATTTAGAAGCATAATTTCTCTCCACACGTATATTATATCTGGAATAATCAGCACATATTGTGTAACAATAAatctttgtttttagaatattggttcagaaataatatcctatcCTTATCACTTGACAAGATCCCTATTTATATAGAGTCTcaattccctcaggtgttgctttattattcAGGAACATGTTAAGACCCTCAGAACCTTCCTTCGATTACAGCTGTTGACTCAATAGTAGTAAAGATTCGTTTTTGTTTTGGTCTGTTCAACAACAGAGTGATACTTGCCTTGTATCAACAGGATTTTGTATCTATCTATCACCCTATGTAATTCCTTATTGGAATTGTTTTATTGATCATATTTGTTGTCTCACACAAACGTACTGACTAACACAATTAAGGACGTTTATTATAAAAATCAATttatattatcctgccaaccactatatgaagaagttttaAAAAAGAAACACATTCAAATTGTACCGTTTGAAATGACCAGAAACCGTGTTGAATCTTTTTTTTATGGTATTCAAGTAAAGaatgtggcaagacatcagtagatttataatgGAACATATTCATGAAGATTTTACACAATTATGGAGAGATGTACTGCATGAATTCTTCACCGACGATATAAATAATTTGGATAGATATTTTTCTTCTTCGTTCACTCGccttacagtaggtggcggtaatacTCCAATAGGTGTAGTCTGCCATAAAACCTTAAAGCACAAGACAACAGGAAATTGTTGACGAGAACAGCTAGGGTCGAACAGTTCATATCATACAAGAAACAGTAGCTTCCACAATGGATCGGGTAAGTCTGGTTTTAACATTATATGTCCGCTGTGTTGTATAAAATGTCTAGGCCTAGTTTATCATCATATTTGAACCTCCACATTGCTGTGTTCTGtttggagcggcaggtagcctagtggttagagcgttgggtcagtaacctaatccccgagctgaccagATAAACacctgtcgttctgtccctgaacaaggcagttaaccaagtttgtatgtattatggatccccattagctacaaaggcagcagctactcttcctggggtccagcaaaattaaggcagtaaATACAATCATGTTTAGCCAGTTATGGTAAACTGTAGCTAGTGTCGTGGAAATATTTGGGCAATCATATTTCACAAATCCTGGAGCCTGTGAGTTTAAGTAGATTTTTTTATTACTTCATAATTGTTGgtaaaattatgattaaatgactgaacacatcattttaaatggaactgtaactaagtaaacttatactctgttttattatatctgattaacaatatgagatcataagaagggattgtgtgacacagacaaggagtaattaaagttaatgaacaccattccaactaggaagaaagaAGTGAACTGTGTAAACAGATAAggtcgttaacctatggttgaaccgacgaaaCGGACCTCTGGGGTTTTTAGAGAAGAccgtgagtgcattcctaggttttctgttaattagaactgtcatcTAAGTGGTGattgataatgttgaggggtctaAATGTAACAGTACTCgtcttgcgttgtgtacaatcagtcatcgacacggaactccaacatgtagcaccagtcatgtagctttattctgataagaacgacacaaaattgcacgtcatgcaatgcacgtctcaccatccaactctgcactcacgcactgtacaaaatattggtgtaacagtataactttagaccgtccactcgcccatacccgggcgcgaaccagggaccctctgcacacatcaacaaaagtcacccacgaagcatcgttacccatcgctccacaaaacccGCGGCCCTACACCTGAaaagggcagttaacccactgttcctaggccgccgtTGTAAATACGAATatgtgacttgcctagttaaattaagattACATAAAGAAATGGACCAGCTTGGCTTTGTGCCAAGCCATGTAATAAAGTCTATATAAATGTAATGTTCCGGTATGCTCGACGCTAGCTGGGTACGTTAGCTTACTAGGTACATTGATAGCTTTAGGTTGGTTGTTTTTATGTTAAACTTCAAGATTTACACCAAGGACGTTGCCTCTCGGATCATCACTCTCCCTCGCTTGGGCAAGGGACATTTAAGGCACTCGGATGTAAAACGCAATTCAAGGGTTGAGGGTTTAGCCGAAGGCTGTTGAGTTTGAAACGCAGCTGGAAGGCAATCGGGAAGAtgcaagatcaggtgggaccattataggcaatgagagggcagatatgcGTGTTGCCACAAAGTCAAACGTCTATATCGTATTTGTATTAAGTTTAGGCATAAAGGTAGTGTTTTCAATGTTAGGGttaaaatctatttaaaaaatatcAGTTGTAGAAATGGGTGTGTTCTATGGCTTTgtttgtggtaactagtgacaaccaggCACTACTTCCATACAAAGTGTTTTTTTCCTCAAAGTTGCCTGGATGTGACGTGTCCTACTTTTACCAATACACTCCTAACAACCTACTCGTTACGAAAATGTATATATGATCAAATAAGCCAGAAGCCAGATTTTGGGCCCAGTTATCCCTCTTGCTTCTCCTCTTCCGTGCTGTTCGATAGGAAATGACTGCTATAaagaaatatggtggaaactAGCCTATACCCACCAATCCAATGCTCTTAGATTTGTGGTTTATAGTGAACGATTGAACATTTCAGGTAAAAGGGGATATTCCAGGGATGCACCCAAATCAGAGGTTTAGACTGAATTAATACAATATTTGGTTTAATGATCAACTGTAAAACTTCTTGTGGCCAACAGGACAAAGTTAGCccgtccccctccaccctccaggaGTCCCCAGGTCGACCCCCTCTCCGAACTTTACTGCTGGTTCTGGTCGACTGCAGGAAAACACCGGGACAGAGTGGAACTGAGAGACTAGAAGGGCAAGAGGAACATGGAGATATGATTTCATTAAGTAAGAACCATGGTGTGTGGATTAGTTAGTTCCACCCAATTTTGAAAAGTATAATTTGGTCCCCCCCCAAATTTTTTTGGATTTCACCTCATTTGAACATTTTTTAATGAAGAGCACATGTTCGAtttcataaaaacatgttttcccatctcgAGGTTATATGGAAATGCATACTGTGTTAAGTgctaaataaagtaacaggggACAACTGAAAACAACAAAACCACTAGTTTACATTGGTAGAATAGTCCTTTAAATCAGCCACAAATGTGCTTATGACAGGGCTAATGGAAGCTACTTTTGTTCCATGGGGAGTGAAAATTGAATGCtagcttcacaaaaaaatatattctaccattttactttatgggtaaAATGGTTCACTTGCTCAGTTTTCTACAAAAAAAacagagaataatttattttgcCCAAAAAATGTAAGGaacagtttcaccatattaaaaacAGGTTGatcttaaaatgagggacagatgtaAATGTTCAGAAATGACTGTCAAAGTAACCAAATAACTAGGactttacatgcacactaatcatttgctattaaactgattatggcagtaggatGAGTgtggcattagtcatgtaaacaccttactctgcttatgTTAATTGGTGTAAGGTCATAACCAGTGGCCtggggcctgggccttcagtgaggTCCTACACTTTAATCTGTGTATGTGCTACTACAAGCAGCGCCAGCTAACTTCTTTTTGACCGAGTGCAGTGAGTTTAGGAAAAACAAAGTACTAatcttagaaatagttttcacatacaaacgtTATACTGCTTAAAAACAACATAGTCGCTGTGGAAGAGCGTTTATTTTGATTGACAATTTTCAGCGTTTATCGAAGTCCCGTCAGgcagcctgatttcagatgtgtccatgtaaacaggattagtAGGGAAATTGTTATTTCAAAGCATGTCAACGTTTAAATCAAACTCTTGTACTAATTGGCTTCACAATAATCGTATTATTCTGCACTTGTACATTTACTCAACGATGGTAAAACTTGGAGAAATGATTGTGTTAGTTGGGTTAAAATCTTAATAGAAGTGACACAGGGTTGATGTGACACAGGGATGATGTGACACAGGGTTGATGTGACACAGGGTTGATGTGACACAGGGTTGATGTGACACAGGGTTGATGGAAGAACTTGTTAAAATGTAATACTGATGTACAATTTCTACTGGAAAATATGAAAGGGACCCAAAAGGCCTTAATTTCATGGAAGGACCCATCTGTTTATGGACCCATACTTGCAAAACCTAACTATTCAATGTCTTTGTTTCACAGGGGACATCCCTAATCGTTGCTCTCTAAGTGGGAGGGGCTTATCATCTGGGGAGCCTCAAAAACATCATGATGCTGACAAgaaagagaagagtctctccagatcagaacacctcaaacACCAGCATAGAGGTACAGGGAAAAAACCTcaccactgctgctctgactgtgggaagagttttgctaaACAGGACTTGACAAATCATGAGCAAATTCACACTCTAGAGCATGCATCTAATACCTTAAAATCTCAGAGAATTCATTCAGGGGAGGGACCTTATACCTGCTTTGATTGTGGGAAATACTTAAATCAGTCAGGAGCCCAGACtaaccacaaacacacaggagagaagccttatagctgtgatcagtgtgggaagagcttcaatcattCAGGATCCCTGACTctacaccaacgcatacacacaggagagaagccttatagctgtgatcagtgtgggaagagcttcaatcaatcAGGATCCCTGACtaaacaccaacgcatacacacaggagagaagccttatagctgtgatcagtgtggaaagagcttcAGTCGATTAGGAGACCTGACTagacaccaacgcatacacacaggagcgaagccttatagctgtgatcagtgtgggaagagcttcaatcattCAGGATCCCTGACTctacaccaacgcatacacacaggagagaagccttatagctgtgatcagtgtggaaagagcttcAGTCGATCAGGAGACCTGATCaaacaccaacgcatacacacaggagagaagccttatagctgtgatcagtgtgagaAGAGTTTCAGGACGTCAGATCACCTGACtgcacaccaacgcatacacacaggagagaagccttatagctgtgatcaatgtgcgAAGAGCTTCAGTCGATCAGGATCCCTGACTctacaccaacgcatacacacaggagagaagccttatagctgtgatcagtgtgggaagagcttcaatcaatcAGGATCCCTGACTctacaccaacgcatacacacaggagagaagccttatagctgtgatccgtgtgggaagagttttgctcgTTCAGGGTCACTGATAAAACACCAGAAAGCACAAACATGTTTTCTttcatctcccttctctctggCACCGGTTCCAGATCCCTAAATAAAGTTTACATAGAAAACATCTTGTAAACAGTCATCCAGCTCCCATTCTCTAACACTTTAGTATGTCTGATTGCCATGGTAACATATGTAGCATAATATGCAGCTCTGGATCCATATGTTACAAGCGTCTTGGAGTAgaagtgctgtgtgtgtggtggggtgggggaggaggtgtTCAGAGCTATCTTTTAATTTATGAACTCATATTATCCATTAAATAATGTATAATAAAAATGTTTCACCAATGGTAGGTGTATATTCATGTGTGGGGGAAATGTTATCGCAAGAGAGAGTCTTGAATTGTACATCATGTCTCATACAGTCATTGGTTCCTGTAGGTGCTGGGTAGAGATATGAGGGGGAGACAGTCATGACCCCCTCAGACCTTTTGGCAGAACTCTCAGAATATGTTCTATAATTTACATGCAGGAACCAAATGTTAATGATGAATAatgtaaatcatgcaaatataacctGTCTGTGTTACCAGTATATAAGAggactaacgggactgccccgaaAGAGCTCCTGACCGTAAGTTTGTTGGAATCTCTCCAGCTGGCTGATAATAAATCATTATTAATTTAAGTTTGACTGAGTCCTCGGTAGTAATTTCCACGACACATGTATTcaatacaaaaacacattaaATCCTTTATCTtatgtcacactgcatgaggcaaatggtggtcacaccagatactgactactgttttttttaaggtatctgtgaccaacagatgcatacagttgaagtcggaagtttacatacaccttagccaaatacatttaaactcagtttttcacaaatcatgacatttaatcctagtacaaattccctgttttaggtcagttaggatcaccactttattttaagaatgtgaaatgtcagaataatagtggagtgtgatttatttcagcttttatttctttcatcacatacccagtgggtcagaagtttagatacactcaattagtatttggtagtccagagcttccggcgacggttcccagtccggagcttcctgcgacggttcacagtccggaacctcctgcgacggtcaacggtctggaacctccagcgacggtcaacggtctggaacctccagcgacggtcaacggtccggaaacctccagcgacggtcaacggtccggaaacctccagcgacggtcaacggtccggaaacctccagcgacggtcaacggtccggaaacctccagcgacggtcaacggtccggaaacctccagcgacggtcaacggtccggaaacctccagcgacggtcaacggtccggaaacctcctgcgacggtcaaCGGTCTGGAGAGCCAGGCAcggcgccgatgcccagtccgaGCACGGCATTCTACCCATGGCCTGACCCGTGGTCTGGGCGGGGGCAAAGACCTGCACCAGAGCCGACACTTGTCACCCCCTTACCCTCCCCAGTTgttttcaggttttgcggccggagtccgcaacTTTGGGGGGaggttactgtcacgccctgaacgtagagagcctttttattctctattttggttaggcagccatttccccactgtatTGTGGGTTCTtatttatgtgtagttgcctgtcagcaatTCATCTACTTCACGTTCCGTTCGtcctttattgtttttgtgcgttTCATTTAATTAACATGTGGAACCCATATCACAACGACGAACGTGacaccaagctgtttaaagacacagtcaacttagtgtatgtaaacttctgacccactggaattgtgatatagtgaattataagtgacataatctgtctgtaaacaattgttggaaaaattacttgtgtcatgtacaaagtagatgtcctaaccgacttgcaaacactatagtttgttaacaagaaattt
Protein-coding sequences here:
- the LOC109877181 gene encoding zinc finger protein 501-like isoform X5 — protein: MDRDKVSPSPSTLQESPGRPPLRTLLLVLVDCRKTPGQSGTERLEGQEEHGDMISLRDIPNRCSLSGRGLSSGEPQKHHDADKKEKSLSRSEHLKHQHRGTGKKPHHCCSDCGKSFAKQDLTNHEQIHTLEHASNTLKSQRIHSGEGPYTCFDCGKYLNQSGAQTNHKHTGEKPYSCDQCGKSFNHSGSLTLHQRIHTGEKPYSCDQCGKSFNQSGSLTKHQRIHTGEKPYSCDQCGKSFSRLGDLTRHQRIHTGAKPYSCDQCGKSFNHSGSLTLHQRIHTGEKPYSCDQCGKSFSRSGDLIKHQRIHTGEKPYSCDQCEKSFRTSDHLTAHQRIHTGEKPYSCDQCAKSFSRSGSLTLHQRIHTGEKPYSCDQCGKSFNQSGSLTLHQRIHTGEKPYSCDPCGKSFARSGSLIKHQKAQTCFLSSPFSLAPVPDP
- the LOC109877181 gene encoding zinc finger protein 501-like isoform X2, producing the protein MDRDKVSPSPSTLQESPGRPPLRTLLLVLVDCRKTPGQSGTERLEGQEEHGDMISLSKNHGDIPNRCSLSGRGLSSGEPQKHHDADKKEKSLSRSEHLKHQHRGTGKKPHHCCSDCGKSFAKQDLTNHEQIHTLEHASNTLKSQRIHSGEGPYTCFDCGKYLNQSGAQTNHKHTGEKPYSCDQCGKSFNHSGSLTLHQRIHTGEKPYSCDQCGKSFNQSGSLTKHQRIHTGEKPYSCDQCGKSFSRLGDLTRHQRIHTGAKPYSCDQCGKSFNHSGSLTLHQRIHTGEKPYSCDQCGKSFSRSGDLIKHQRIHTGEKPYSCDQCEKSFRTSDHLTAHQRIHTGEKPYSCDQCAKSFSRSGSLTLHQRIHTGEKPYSCDQCGKSFNQSGSLTLHQRIHTGEKPYSCDPCGKSFARSGSLIKHQKAQTCFLSSPFSLAPVPDP
- the LOC109877181 gene encoding zinc finger protein 501-like isoform X1, which encodes MQDQDKVSPSPSTLQESPGRPPLRTLLLVLVDCRKTPGQSGTERLEGQEEHGDMISLSKNHGDIPNRCSLSGRGLSSGEPQKHHDADKKEKSLSRSEHLKHQHRGTGKKPHHCCSDCGKSFAKQDLTNHEQIHTLEHASNTLKSQRIHSGEGPYTCFDCGKYLNQSGAQTNHKHTGEKPYSCDQCGKSFNHSGSLTLHQRIHTGEKPYSCDQCGKSFNQSGSLTKHQRIHTGEKPYSCDQCGKSFSRLGDLTRHQRIHTGAKPYSCDQCGKSFNHSGSLTLHQRIHTGEKPYSCDQCGKSFSRSGDLIKHQRIHTGEKPYSCDQCEKSFRTSDHLTAHQRIHTGEKPYSCDQCAKSFSRSGSLTLHQRIHTGEKPYSCDQCGKSFNQSGSLTLHQRIHTGEKPYSCDPCGKSFARSGSLIKHQKAQTCFLSSPFSLAPVPDP
- the LOC109877181 gene encoding zinc finger protein 501-like isoform X4, with product MQDQDKVSPSPSTLQESPGRPPLRTLLLVLVDCRKTPGQSGTERLEGQEEHGDMISLRDIPNRCSLSGRGLSSGEPQKHHDADKKEKSLSRSEHLKHQHRGTGKKPHHCCSDCGKSFAKQDLTNHEQIHTLEHASNTLKSQRIHSGEGPYTCFDCGKYLNQSGAQTNHKHTGEKPYSCDQCGKSFNHSGSLTLHQRIHTGEKPYSCDQCGKSFNQSGSLTKHQRIHTGEKPYSCDQCGKSFSRLGDLTRHQRIHTGAKPYSCDQCGKSFNHSGSLTLHQRIHTGEKPYSCDQCGKSFSRSGDLIKHQRIHTGEKPYSCDQCEKSFRTSDHLTAHQRIHTGEKPYSCDQCAKSFSRSGSLTLHQRIHTGEKPYSCDQCGKSFNQSGSLTLHQRIHTGEKPYSCDPCGKSFARSGSLIKHQKAQTCFLSSPFSLAPVPDP
- the LOC109877181 gene encoding zinc finger protein 501-like isoform X6, giving the protein MDPDKVSPSPSTLQESPGRPPLRTLLLVLVDCRKTPGQSGTERLEGQEEHGDMISLRDIPNRCSLSGRGLSSGEPQKHHDADKKEKSLSRSEHLKHQHRGTGKKPHHCCSDCGKSFAKQDLTNHEQIHTLEHASNTLKSQRIHSGEGPYTCFDCGKYLNQSGAQTNHKHTGEKPYSCDQCGKSFNHSGSLTLHQRIHTGEKPYSCDQCGKSFNQSGSLTKHQRIHTGEKPYSCDQCGKSFSRLGDLTRHQRIHTGAKPYSCDQCGKSFNHSGSLTLHQRIHTGEKPYSCDQCGKSFSRSGDLIKHQRIHTGEKPYSCDQCEKSFRTSDHLTAHQRIHTGEKPYSCDQCAKSFSRSGSLTLHQRIHTGEKPYSCDQCGKSFNQSGSLTLHQRIHTGEKPYSCDPCGKSFARSGSLIKHQKAQTCFLSSPFSLAPVPDP
- the LOC109877181 gene encoding zinc finger protein 501-like isoform X3: MDPDKVSPSPSTLQESPGRPPLRTLLLVLVDCRKTPGQSGTERLEGQEEHGDMISLSKNHGDIPNRCSLSGRGLSSGEPQKHHDADKKEKSLSRSEHLKHQHRGTGKKPHHCCSDCGKSFAKQDLTNHEQIHTLEHASNTLKSQRIHSGEGPYTCFDCGKYLNQSGAQTNHKHTGEKPYSCDQCGKSFNHSGSLTLHQRIHTGEKPYSCDQCGKSFNQSGSLTKHQRIHTGEKPYSCDQCGKSFSRLGDLTRHQRIHTGAKPYSCDQCGKSFNHSGSLTLHQRIHTGEKPYSCDQCGKSFSRSGDLIKHQRIHTGEKPYSCDQCEKSFRTSDHLTAHQRIHTGEKPYSCDQCAKSFSRSGSLTLHQRIHTGEKPYSCDQCGKSFNQSGSLTLHQRIHTGEKPYSCDPCGKSFARSGSLIKHQKAQTCFLSSPFSLAPVPDP
- the LOC109877181 gene encoding zinc finger protein 239-like isoform X7, with protein sequence MISLSKNHGDIPNRCSLSGRGLSSGEPQKHHDADKKEKSLSRSEHLKHQHRGTGKKPHHCCSDCGKSFAKQDLTNHEQIHTLEHASNTLKSQRIHSGEGPYTCFDCGKYLNQSGAQTNHKHTGEKPYSCDQCGKSFNHSGSLTLHQRIHTGEKPYSCDQCGKSFNQSGSLTKHQRIHTGEKPYSCDQCGKSFSRLGDLTRHQRIHTGAKPYSCDQCGKSFNHSGSLTLHQRIHTGEKPYSCDQCGKSFSRSGDLIKHQRIHTGEKPYSCDQCEKSFRTSDHLTAHQRIHTGEKPYSCDQCAKSFSRSGSLTLHQRIHTGEKPYSCDQCGKSFNQSGSLTLHQRIHTGEKPYSCDPCGKSFARSGSLIKHQKAQTCFLSSPFSLAPVPDP